Proteins encoded together in one Onychomys torridus chromosome 1, mOncTor1.1, whole genome shotgun sequence window:
- the Pcnx3 gene encoding pecanex-like protein 3 isoform X3 codes for MGSQVLQILRQGVWASLTGGWFFDPHQSTFSNCFHLYVWIFLLIFPFLLYMVLPPSLMVAGVYCLVVAVIFAAIKTVNYRLHAMFDQGEIVEKRNSTMGEQEEEAAQGDNSLPRDPGVEMTVFRKVSSTPPVRCSSQHSVFGFNQVSELLPRMEDSGPLRDIKELVREQGSNNVIVTSADREMLKLSSQEKLIGDLPQTPPGAVPDPSLPSTDSSERSPLAGDGVPWGGSSVADTPMSPLLKGSLSQELSKSFLTLTRPDRALVRTSSRREQCRGTGGYQPLDRRGSGDPTPQKAGSSDSCFSGTDRETLSSFKSEKTNSTHLDSPPGGHAPEGSDTDPPSEAELPASPDAGVPSDDTLRSFDTVIGAGTPPGQAEPLLVVRPKDLALLRPNKRRPPTRGHSPPGRAPRRPLLEGSGFFEDEDTSEGSELSPASSLRSQRRYSTDSSSSTSCYSPESSRGAAGGPRKRRAPHGAEEGTAVPPKRPYGTQRTPSTASGKTHARVLSMDGAGGDVLRAPLAGSKAELEAQPGMELAAGESAVLPAEARRGPAANQPGWRGELLEEGAVGGAPEDPGQRERTSNVRRAQAVRRRHNAGSNPTPPASVTGSPPSSLQEAQRGRAASHSRALTLPSALHFASSLLLTRAGPNVHEASNFDDTSEGAVHYFYDESGVRRSYTFGLAGGGYENPVGQPGEQAANGAWDRHSHSSSFHSADVPEATGGLNLLQPRPVVLQGMQVRRVPLEIPEDSLHESQEQTLMEEAPPRAQHSYKYWFLPGRWTSVRYERLALLALLDRTRGIMENIFGVGLSSLVAFLGYLLLLKGFFTDIWVFQFCLVIASCQYSLLKSVQPDAASPMHGHNWVIAYSRPVYFCICCLLIWLLDALGTAQPFPPVSLYGLTLFSASFFFCARDVATVFTLCFPFVFLLGLLPQVNTCLMYLLEQIDMHGFGGTAATSPLTAVFSLTRSLLAAALLYGFCLGAIKTPWPEQHVPVLFSVFCGLLVALSYHLSRQSSDPTVLWSLVRSKLFPELEERSLETARAEPPDPLPEKMRQSVREVLHSDLVMCMVIAVLTFAISASTVFIALKSVLGFVLYALAGAVGFFTHYLLPQLRKQLPWFCLSQPVLKPLEYSQYEVRGAAQVMWFEKLYAGLQCVEKYLIYPAVVLNALTVDAHTVVSHPDKFCLYCRALLMTVAGLKLLRSAFCCPPQQYLTLAFTVLLFHFDYPRLSQGFLLDYFLMSLLCSKLWDLLYKLRFVLTYIAPWQITWGSAFHAFAQPFAVPHSAMLFLQALLSGLFSTPLNPLLGSAVFIMSYARPLKFWERDYNTKRVDHSNTRLVTQLDRNPGADDNNLNSIFYEHLTRSLQHTLCGDLVLGRWGNYGPGDCFVLASDYLNALVHLIEVGNGLVTFQLRGLEFRGTYCQQREVEAITEGVEEDEGCCCCEPGHLPRVLSFNAAFGQRWLAWEVTASKYVLEGYSISDNNAASMLQVFDLRKILITYYVKSIIYYVSRSPKLETWLNHEGITAALRPVRALGYADSDPTFSLSVDEDYDLRLSGLSLPSFCAVHLEWIQYCASRRSQPVDQDWNSPLVTLCFGLCVLGRRALGTASHSMSASLEPFLYGLHALFKGDFRITSPRDEWVFADMDLLHRVVAPGVRMALKLHQDHFTSPDEYEEPAALYDAIAANEERLVISHEGDPAWRSAILSNTPSLLALRHVMDDASDEYKIIMLNRRHLSFRVIKVNRECVRGLWAGQQQELVFLRNRNPERGSIQNAKQALRNMINSSCDQPLGYPIYVSPLTTSLAGSHPQLRALWGGPVSLGAIARWLLRSWERLHKGCGAGCNSGGNVDDSDCAGGGGLTSLSSNPPLAHPTPENTAGSSEQPLPPGPSWGPRPSLGGSGDGRPPPLLQWPPPRLPGPPPASPAPTEGPRPSRPSGPSLLSSEGPSGKWSLGGRKGLGGSDGEPSSGSPKGGTPKSQAPLDLSLSPDVSSEASPARTTQDLPCLDSSAPESGTPTGAPGDWPVPVEERESPAAQPLLEHQY; via the exons ATGGGGTCTCAGGTGTTGCAGATCCTGCGCCAGGGGGTGTGGGCCTCGCTCACTGGAGGTTGGTTCTTCGACCCGCATCAGAGCACCTTCTCCAACTGCTTCCATCTCTATGTCTGGATCTTCTTGCTCATCTTTCCCTTCTTGCTGTACATG GTCCTGCCCCCCAGCTTGATGGTGGCTGGAGTGTACTGCCTGGTGGTAGCTGTCATCTTTGCTGCCATCAAGACTGTGAACTATCGCCTGCACGCCATGTTTGACCAGGGTGAGATTGTGGAGAAACGGAACTCCACCATGGgggagcaggaagaagaggcTGCCCAGGGGGACAACAGTCTTCCCAG GGACCCCGGTGTGGAGATGACAGTGTTCCGGAAAGTAAGTTCCACACCCCCTGTACGCTGCAGTTCCCAGCATTCCGTGTTTGGCTTCAACCAGGTTTCG gAGCTGCTGCCCCGGATGGAGGATTCTGGGCCTCTCAGAG ACATCAAGGAGCTGGTACGGGAGCAGGGGAGTAACAATGTGATTGTGACTTCTGCCGATCGAGAGATGCTCAAGCTCAGCTCTCAAGAGAAACTGA TTGGAGACCTTCCCCAGACACCCCCAGGGGCTGTCCCAGACCCCTCTCTCCCCAGCACGGACTCTTCAGAGCGTTCTCCCCTGGCTGGAGATGGTGTTCCCTGGGGTGGGAGCAGTGTGGCAGACACTCCCATGAGCCCCTTACTGAAGGGGAGCCTCAGCCAGGAGCTAAGCAAGAGCTTCCTGACCCTGACCCGGCCTGACCGGGCTCTAGTGAGGACCAGCAGCCGACGGGAACAGTGTCGAGGAACTGGAGGCTACCAGCCCCTGGACCGGAGGGGCTCAGGTGACCCCACCCCCCAGAAAGCTGgctcttcagattcctgcttcagtGGCACTGACAGGGAGACCCTGAGCAGCTTCAAGAGTGAGAAAACCAACTCTACACACCTGGACAGCCCCCCTGGTGGGCATGCCCCTGAGGGCAGCGACACAGATCCTCCTTCAGAGGCTGAGCTGCCTGCCTCCCCAGATGCTGGGGTCCCCTCCGATGATACACTTCGCTCTTTTGACACAGTCATTGGAGCAGGGACGCCACCGGGCCAAGCTGAGCCGCTCCTGGTTGTGCGGCCTAAGGACTTGGCCCTGCTTCGGCCTAACAAACGGCGGCCCCCCACGCGAGGACACTCTCCACCTGGCCGTGCCCCAAGACGGCCCTTGCTTGAGGGTTCGGGCTTTTTTGAAGATGAAGACACCAGCGAAGGTAGTGAGCTGAGTCCAGCATCCAGTCTCCGGTCTCAGCGCCGCTACAGTACTGACAGCTCCTCATCTACTTCTTGCTACTCCCCTGAGAGCTCCCGGGGTGCAGCAGGGGGTCCCCGGAAGCGGCGGGCCCCTCATGGGGCTGAAGAAGGAACCGCTGTGCCCCCTAAGCGACCCTATGGGACCCAGCGGACCCCCAGCACTGCCAGTGGCAAAACTCATGCGCGTGTGCTGAGCATGGATGGGGCAGGAGGTGATGTCTTAAGAGCTCCCCTGGCTGGCTCCAAGGCTGAGCTAGAAGCCCAGCCTGGCATGGAGCTGGCTGCTGGTGAATCTGCTGTGCTGCCTGCCGAAGCCCGGAGGGGGCCTGCTGCCAACCAGCCTGGCTGGCGGGGGGAGCTGCTGGAGGAAGGTGCTGTGGGGGGAG CACCTGAGGACCCAGGTCAGCGGGAACGCACAAGCAACGTGAGGCGGGCTCAGGCTGTTCGGAGACGACACAACGCTGGCAGCaaccccacccctccagcctctgtCACGGGCTCACCACCCAG CAGCCTGCAGGAGGCTCAGCGGGGCCGGGCTGCTTCCCATTCCCGGGCACTGACTCTGCCCTCAGCTCTGCACTTCGCCTCTTCCCTGCTGCTCACCCGAGCTGGCCCCAACGTCCATGAAGCCAGCAATTTTGATGACACCTCCGAGGGCGCCGTGCACTATTTCTACGACGAGAGTG GTGTGCGGCGGTCGTATACCTTTGGCCTAGCTGGAGGTGGTTACGAGAACCCTGTGGGACAGCCAGGGGAGCAGGCAGCCAATGGAGCCTG GGACCGTCACTCACACTCCTCCAGCTTCCACTCAGCTGATGTGCCTGAAGCCACTGGAGGCCTGAACCTGCTGCAGCCCAGGCCCGTGGTTCTTCAGGGTATGCAGGTGCGCAGGGTGCCCCTGGAGATCCCAGAG GACTCCCTGCACGAATCCCAGGAGCAGACACTGATGGAGGAGGCGCCGCCCCGGGCCCAGCACAGCTATAAGTACTGGTTTCTGCCTGGCCGTTGGACCTCTGTGCGCTATGAGCGTCTGGCCCTGCTGGCTCTGTTGGACCG GACGAGGGGGATAATGGAGAACATTTTTGGCGTTGGACTAAGCAGTCTGGTTGCCTTCCTGGGATACCTGTTGCTGCTCAAAGGCTTCTTCACTGACATCTGGGtctttcagttctgccttgtcatcgcCTCCTGTCAGTACTCCCTGCTCAAG AGTGTGCAGCCCGATGCAGCATCTCCCATGCAT GGCCACAACTGGGTGATTGCGTACAGCCGGCCCGTCTACTTCTGCATCTGCTGTCTGCTCATCTGGCTGTTGGATGCCCTGGGCACAGCTCAGCCCTTCCCACCCGTCTCTCTCTACGGCCTCACgctcttctctgcctctttcttcttctgtgcCCGAGACGTGGCCACTG TGTTCACCTTGTGCTTCCCATTCGTCTTCCTCCTGGGCCTCCTGCCCCAGGTCAACACCTGTCTCATGTACCTCCTGGAGCAGATAGACATGCATGGCTTTGGAGGCACAG ccGCCACCAGCCCTCTCACCGCGGTCTTCAGCCTCACCCGAAGCctgctggctgctgctctgctctaCGGCTTCTGCCTTGGGGCCATTAAG ACACCTTGGCCGGAGCAGCATGTCCCTGTCCTCTTCTCAGTCTTCTGTGGCCTCCTGGTGGCATTGTCCTACCATCTAAGCCGGCAGAGCAGTGACCCCACTGTGCTCTG GTCTCTAGTCCGGAGTAAGCTCTTCCCTGAGCTGGAGGAGCGGAGCCTAGAGACAGCCCGGGCAGAGCCCCCAGACCCACTGCCAGAGAAGATGCGCCAGTcggtg CGTGAGGTCCTACACTCTGACCTGGTGATGTGTATGGTGATTGCCGTGCTCACCTTTGCCATCAGTGCCAGCACTGTCTTCATTGCCCTGAAG tCGGTGCTGGGCTTTGTGTTGTATGCGCTGGCGGGAGCCGTGGGCTTCTTCACACACTACCTGCTGCCACAGCTCCGTAAGCAGCTgccctggttctgcctctctcAGCCTGTGCTGAAGCCGCTGGAGTACAGCCAGTATGAAGTGCGGG GTGCTGCCCAGGTGATGTGGTTTGAGAAGCTCTATGCTGGTCTGCAGTGTGTTGAGAAGTACCTCATCTACCCTGCTGTGGTTCTCAACGCTCTCACAGTGGATGCCCACACGGTTGTCAGCCATCCAGACAAATTCTGCCTCTA CTGCCGGGCATTGCTGATGACTGTGGCTGGGCTGAAGCTGCTCCGCTCAGCCTTCTGTTGCCCACCCCAGCAGTACCTGACCTTGGCCTTCACCGTCCTGCTCTTCCACTTTGACTACCCTCGGCTCTCACAGGGCTTTCTGCTCGACTACTTCCTCATGTCCCTGCTCTGCAGCAAG CTGTGGGACCTGCTGTACAAGCTGCGTTTTGTGCTGACCTACATTGCACCCTGGCAGATCACCTGGGGCTCAGCCTTCCATGCCTTTGCCCAGCCCTTCGCTGTACCAC ACTCGGCCATGCTGTTCCTCCAGGCCCTGCTCTCAGGGCTCTTCTCCACACCACTCAACCCCCTGCTGGGTAGTGCTGTCTTCATCATGTCCTACGCAAGGCCcctcaagttctgggagagggaCTACAA CACTAAACGTGTGGATCATTCCAACACCCGCCTAGTGACACAGCTGGACCGGAACCCAG GAGCTGATGACAACAACCTCAACTCCATCTTCTATGAGCACTTGACGCGCTCGCTGCAGCACACCCTGTGTGGGGACTTGGTGCTGGGCCGCTGGGGCAACTATGGCCCTGGTGACTGCTTTGTCCTGGCCTCTGACTACCTCAACGCGCTGGTGCACCTCATCGAGGTTGGAAATGGCCTCGTCACCTTCCAGCTGCGTGGCCTTGAGTTCAGGG GCACATATTGCCAGCAGCGTGAGGTGGAGGCCATCACTGAAGGTGTGGAGGAAGAtgagggctgctgctgctgtgagccTGGCCACCTGCCACGAGTCCTGTCCTTCAACGCTGCCTTTGGGCAGCGCTGGCTGGCCTGGGAGGTGACGGCCAGCAAGTATGTGCTGGAAGGTTACAGCATCAGTGACAACAACGCTGCTTCCATGCTGCAGGTGTTCGACCTCCGCAAGATCCTCATCACCTACTACGTCAAG AGCATCATCTACTATGTGAGCCGCTCTCCAAAGCTGGAGACCTGGCTGAACCATGAGGGCATCACGGCTGCCTTACGGCCTGTGCGCGCCCTTGGCTACGCTGATTCAGACCCTACCTTCTCACTGAGTGTTGACGAGGACTATGACCTTCGCCTGTCTGGCCTCTCGCTGCCATCCTTCTGTGCTGTCCACCTTGAATGGATCCAGTACTGCGCCTCTCGGCGCAGCCAG CCCGTGGACCAGGATTGGAATTCACCACTGGTCACACTATGCTTTGGCCTGTGTGTACTGGGTCGCCGAGCCCTGGGGACAGCCTCACACAGCATGTCTGCCAG CCTAGAACCCTTCCTCTATGGCCTGCACGCGCTGTTCAAAGGGGACTTTCGAATCACCTCCCCTCGTGATGAGTGGGTCTTTGCTGATATGGACCTGCTTCACCGAGTGGTGGCACCTGGGGTTCGCATGGCCCTCAAGCTTCACCAG GATCATTTCACATCTCCTGATGAGTATGAGGAACCAGCAGCCCTATATGATGCCATTGCGGCCAATGAGGAGCGGCTGGTCATCTCACATGAGGGCGACCCTGCCTGGCGTAGTGCCATCCTCAGCAACACACCCTCCCTGCTGGCACTGCGCCATGTCATGGACGATGCTTCTGATGAGTACAAGATCATCATGCTCAACCGGCGCCATCTCAGCTTCCGAGTCATTAAG GTAAACCGAGAGTGTGTGCGTGGGCTATGGGCTGGGCAGCAGCAGGAGCTGGTGTTTCTGCGAAACCGCAACCCTGAGCGTGGCAGCATCCAGAATGCCAAGCAGGCACTCCGCAACATGATCAATTCCTCCTGTGACCAGCCGCTGGGCTACCCCATCTACGTGTCACCTCTTACCACATCTCTGGCTGGCAGCCACCCCCAGCTGCGGGCGCTGTGGGGTGGCCCTGTCAGCCTGGGTGCCATTGCCCGATGGCTCCTACGCAGCTGGGAGAG ACTTCATAAGGGCTGTGGCGCTGGCTGCAACAGCGGTGGGAATGTGGATGACTCGGACTGTGCTGGGGGTGGCGGCCTGACCTCCCTCAGCAGCAATCCCCCCTTGGCACACCCCACACCTGAAAACACAGCAG GCAGCAGTGAGCAGCCCCTCCCACCAGGTCCTAGCTGGGGGCCACGGCCTTCCCTCGGTGGCTCTGGTGACGGGCGGCCCCCTCCTCTGCTGCAGTGGCCTCCCCCTCGGCTTCCTGGACCACCCCCTGCCTCGCCTGCTCCTACTGAGGGTCCCCGGCCCTCAAGACCTTCTGGCCCTAGTCTCCTCAGTTCTGAGGGACCCAGTGGGAAGTGGAGTCTGGGGGGtcggaagggactgggaggatcTGATGGGGAGCCATCCTCAGGGAGCCCCAAAGGAGGCACCCCCAAATCTCAG GCCCCGCTCGACCTCAGCCTCAGTCCTGATGTCAGTTCTGAGGCCTCACCCGCCAGAACAACCCAAGACCTTCCTTGCTTGGACAGCAGTGCCCCTGAAAGTGGCACACCCACCGGCGCCCCAGGTGACTGGCCTGTCCCTGTTGAGGAGCGAGAGAGCCCAGCTGCCCAGCCCTTGCTGGAGCATCAGTACTGA